The Thermosipho japonicus region TCAAAAATTGGAAGCTTTGCACTCTTTGCTGGAACAAAACAGCCAATTTGGGCCATAACTGCTATTAAACCAACTTGCCTTATATAAGTGCTTTTCCCACTCATATTAGGCCCTGTTATAATATACATTCGTCTTAAACTATCCATGTATATATCGTTGGGAACAAAGTTTGATACATACCTTTCAACAACAGCATGTCTTGCCTCTTTTACAATAAATTTTTCATCATCAAACTCTGGTTTTACATAACCATAGAGCTGGGATACATATGCAAACGTTGATAAAACATCTAACTCTGCTATTTTTTCTGCAGTTTTTTTAATGTCATTTACATATTTTAATATCATCTTAGTTAATTCATCAAATAAAGCTTTTTCAAGAATTTCAACCTTTTCACGTGCTGACATAATCTTTTCTTCAAATTCTTTGAGTTTTTGAGTAATATATCTTTCCGAGTTTACAAGTGTCTGCTTTCTTATATAATAATCTGGTACATTTTTCACCTGACCTTTTGGAACTTCAATATAATACCCAAACACTTGGTTAAAACCAACCTTTAATTTTTGAATATTTGTTCTTTCTCTTTCCTCTTTTTCAAATTCTTTTAATTTATCTTCAGAGTGAAATAAAAGATTTCTATAATCATCAAGTTCAGGAGAATATCCATCTTTTATTACATTCCCATCTCCAACTGTACTTGAAGGATCATCATATAAAGCTCTTTCAAGCAGTTCTACAACTTCTGGAAATTCTTCTATTTCTTGTATATACTTTGAAAATTTTTCATTTGTTTTCAAAGCATCTAAAATATTTGGAATAATATAGAGCGTATTTTTCAAAGAAATTAAATCTTTTGGAGATACTTTACCATATTGAAGCCTGGTTAAAATTCTTTCCACGTCAAATATTCCATTTAAATATTCTCTTATCTCGTTTAACAATAATCTATCATTAAAAAATGCATCAACTATTTCTTGACGTTCTATTATATCCTTTTTTACCTTCAAAGGTTGCAAAATCCACTTCTTTAAAAGTCTTGAACCCATGGCAGTTTTTGTTTTGTTTAAAATATCGTATAAATTCTTTCCTTTTTCACCAGGAATTAGAGATAGATTATCAACTGTCTTTGAATCTAGAATCATCCATTTACTTTCTTCCAATTTTTTTGGTTCTTCCAATGCTAAATTACTCATTAGCGTGTATTCTAAATATTTTAATAATGCACCTAATACTCTTAGCTGTTCATTTGAAAGCTCAAAGTGATCAAGTGAAACAATTTCAAACGTTTCCTTCACTTTGTCTTCAAACCCTTCAAAATACCAATCATCAAGCTTTTCTATAAATTTATTTGGCAGGTTATCCTTTAATTCATCAAAGATATTTTCTTCACAGATTATCTGAGATATATTTACTATAGAAACAAAATCAATCAGATCGTTAATTGCCTCAAAATCTTTTACAAACAATTCACCAGTTGAGACATCAACAAAAACAGTATTAAAATTTTCTCTAAATGCAACCGCCATTAAATAATTATTTTCAGAGCTTAATAAATCTTCTTCAATCAAAGTGCCAGGAGTAATAACTCTTGTTACTTCTCTTCTTACGATACCCTTAGCCTGAGAAGGATCCTCCATCTGCTCACAAATTGCAACTTTATAACCACTATCAACCAATTTTTTCAAATAATTATCGAGAGCATGATGGGGTATACCGGCCATTGGAGCATTTTGCCTTTTTGTTAGAACTATATTTAATATCTTTGAAATAATTTCTGCATCTTCAAAAAAAGCCTCGTAAAAATCTCCAAGCCTAAAGAGTACAATTGCATCTTCATAATTTTTCTTTATATCCATATATTGTTTCATCATTGGGGTTAAATTCTTCAATTTAACCATCCTTTCGTTGATTCTTTTTTTCAAAATTAATTTCTGCAATAGATTTTTGAATATACAAAGGTTCAACTTTCTCGACAAAGTTTCCAAGTTCTACTTCCTTTTCAACTAAATAACCTAGTCTAGATGGTT contains the following coding sequences:
- the mutS gene encoding DNA mismatch repair protein MutS, with the protein product MVKLKNLTPMMKQYMDIKKNYEDAIVLFRLGDFYEAFFEDAEIISKILNIVLTKRQNAPMAGIPHHALDNYLKKLVDSGYKVAICEQMEDPSQAKGIVRREVTRVITPGTLIEEDLLSSENNYLMAVAFRENFNTVFVDVSTGELFVKDFEAINDLIDFVSIVNISQIICEENIFDELKDNLPNKFIEKLDDWYFEGFEDKVKETFEIVSLDHFELSNEQLRVLGALLKYLEYTLMSNLALEEPKKLEESKWMILDSKTVDNLSLIPGEKGKNLYDILNKTKTAMGSRLLKKWILQPLKVKKDIIERQEIVDAFFNDRLLLNEIREYLNGIFDVERILTRLQYGKVSPKDLISLKNTLYIIPNILDALKTNEKFSKYIQEIEEFPEVVELLERALYDDPSSTVGDGNVIKDGYSPELDDYRNLLFHSEDKLKEFEKEERERTNIQKLKVGFNQVFGYYIEVPKGQVKNVPDYYIRKQTLVNSERYITQKLKEFEEKIMSAREKVEILEKALFDELTKMILKYVNDIKKTAEKIAELDVLSTFAYVSQLYGYVKPEFDDEKFIVKEARHAVVERYVSNFVPNDIYMDSLRRMYIITGPNMSGKSTYIRQVGLIAVMAQIGCFVPAKSAKLPIFDRIFTRMGARDDISTGKSTFLVEMSEVALILSKATKDSLVLLDEVGRGTSTFDGISIAWAMSEYIYNEIKCKTIFATHFTELTELSDVYKGIKNLTIEVEETNDGIVFLHKVVDGVADRSYGIEVAKIAGVPDGVVERAKEILEVITKKSELEKKVRVLKEGQLRQIKSRKKAVEGQLTIFEVNNSEF